A single region of the Rhizobium binae genome encodes:
- a CDS encoding ABC transporter substrate-binding protein gives MARDLTVASWGGNFQDAQREIYFKPFSQQTGKPLLDEGWDGGIGVLQAKVKAGSPSWDVVEVEADELALGCADGLFEKVDWNRLGGKDAFLPSAVNDCGVGAIVWSTAIAYDGAKIADGPKSWADFWDVQKFPGKRALRKGPKYTLEFALMADGVPADKVYDVLATPEGVDRAFAKLDGLKPNLVWWTSGAQPLQLLASGEVAMTSAYNGRITGINRSEGRAFKVVWPGSIYAVDSWVVLKGAENKDAAFDFIAFASKPESQAKLPQYIAYGLTNRVADKNLPPDQLADLPTATANMAGALSLDTDFWIDNSEALTKRFDAWLAQ, from the coding sequence ATGGCCAGGGATCTCACCGTGGCGTCCTGGGGCGGGAATTTTCAGGATGCCCAGCGGGAGATCTACTTCAAGCCCTTCTCTCAACAGACCGGCAAGCCGCTGCTGGATGAGGGGTGGGATGGCGGCATCGGTGTTCTCCAGGCCAAGGTCAAGGCAGGCAGCCCTTCCTGGGATGTCGTGGAGGTCGAAGCCGATGAACTGGCACTCGGCTGTGCCGACGGGCTTTTCGAAAAGGTGGACTGGAATAGGCTTGGCGGCAAGGATGCTTTTCTGCCTTCGGCCGTCAATGATTGTGGCGTCGGCGCCATCGTCTGGTCGACCGCAATCGCCTATGACGGCGCCAAGATTGCCGATGGTCCCAAGTCGTGGGCCGATTTTTGGGACGTGCAGAAATTTCCAGGCAAGCGCGCCCTTCGCAAGGGGCCGAAATACACGCTCGAGTTCGCGCTGATGGCCGACGGCGTTCCGGCTGACAAGGTTTACGACGTCCTGGCGACGCCGGAGGGCGTGGATCGTGCCTTCGCCAAACTCGATGGCCTCAAGCCGAACCTCGTCTGGTGGACGTCGGGCGCTCAGCCGCTGCAACTGCTTGCTTCCGGTGAAGTGGCCATGACCAGCGCCTATAACGGCCGCATTACCGGCATCAACCGTTCCGAGGGCAGGGCGTTCAAGGTCGTCTGGCCCGGCAGCATCTACGCGGTGGACAGCTGGGTCGTCCTGAAGGGTGCTGAAAACAAGGACGCGGCTTTCGACTTCATCGCCTTCGCCAGCAAGCCGGAAAGCCAGGCGAAACTGCCGCAATATATCGCCTACGGCCTCACGAACAGGGTAGCGGACAAGAACCTGCCACCGGACCAGCTCGCAGACCTGCCGACTGCGACCGCCAACATGGCCGGAGCACTGAGCCTCGATACGGACTTCTGGATCGACAATTCGGAAGCTCTGACAAAGAGGTTCGACGCCTGGCTGGCGCAATAG
- a CDS encoding ABC transporter ATP-binding protein has protein sequence MATPRIRFDRISKSFGTFQVVKDLSLDIGKGEFVSLLGPSGSGKTTLLMMLAGFENPTSGGIFLDDHRIDHLPPHRREMGVVFQNYALFPHMSIADNIAFPLKMRGVGRSEIEDRVMRALDMVQLSAMSGRKPAQLSGGQQQRVALARALVFEPTVVLMDEPLGALDKHLREQMQLDIRDLHKRLELTVVFVTHDQSEALTMSDRIAVFNHGKIEQIGSPREIYDRPRTRVVAEFIGETNLIEGTVKATDPTGTAVEIVDGRHVVVSGGGSLSVGSRVHISVRPERISLAARGQGSPANALPTKILDSVYQGDHLRVQLDEDAFRFVVRTDRRSAEWPPGSDVMAHFSPDDCWVIAA, from the coding sequence ATGGCTACCCCGCGCATACGCTTTGACAGAATCTCCAAATCCTTCGGTACATTTCAGGTCGTCAAGGACCTGTCGCTCGATATCGGCAAGGGCGAATTCGTCAGCCTTCTGGGACCCTCGGGCTCGGGCAAAACGACGTTGCTGATGATGCTTGCAGGATTTGAAAATCCGACCAGCGGCGGCATCTTTCTCGATGATCACCGTATCGACCACCTGCCGCCACACCGGCGCGAAATGGGCGTCGTCTTCCAGAATTACGCTCTCTTTCCCCACATGTCGATCGCCGACAACATCGCCTTTCCGCTCAAAATGCGCGGCGTCGGACGCAGCGAGATCGAGGATCGGGTGATGCGCGCGCTCGACATGGTGCAACTGTCGGCAATGAGCGGCCGAAAGCCGGCCCAGCTTTCCGGCGGTCAGCAGCAGCGTGTGGCACTTGCCCGCGCGCTGGTATTCGAGCCCACCGTGGTGCTGATGGACGAGCCGCTCGGGGCGCTCGACAAGCACCTGCGCGAACAGATGCAGCTCGACATCCGCGACCTTCACAAACGCTTGGAACTGACCGTGGTATTCGTAACCCACGATCAGTCCGAGGCGCTTACCATGTCGGACCGGATTGCGGTCTTCAACCATGGCAAAATCGAACAGATCGGTTCACCGCGTGAGATCTATGACCGTCCGCGAACGCGTGTCGTCGCCGAATTCATAGGCGAAACCAACCTGATAGAAGGAACGGTGAAGGCAACGGATCCGACCGGGACGGCAGTCGAGATCGTCGACGGGCGGCACGTGGTCGTATCAGGCGGCGGCTCCCTCTCTGTCGGAAGCCGCGTCCATATTTCTGTCCGTCCCGAGCGGATTTCTCTGGCGGCACGGGGACAGGGTTCGCCAGCCAATGCCCTGCCGACAAAGATACTCGACAGCGTATACCAGGGCGATCATCTACGGGTGCAGCTCGACGAGGATGCCTTCCGCTTCGTGGTTCGAACCGACAGGCGATCGGCGGAGTGGCCACCGGGGTCCGACGTGATGGCGCATTTCTCGCCGGACGACTGCTGGGTGATTGCCGCATGA
- a CDS encoding ABC transporter permease, giving the protein MSAFRQRLGTFALVLPLALFLSVFFIWPLLTVLGQAVSDPVVSQNLPLTTAAISSWDRISAPSDTIHTALVDDLKSIKDDQNLGEVVRRLNSAQPGFRTLMRKTITAVRDGTPPFVLEEVDPRWNDIAFWRAIAEAISPYTDRNLLAAIDLQHDAAGAIVAMPAEESANRAILLRTFAVAAVVTLATCVIGLPYAMLAAASNGWRRQLLLAAVLLPLWTSLLVRTAAWYILLQDKGLINSVLMSLGLVSGPLPLLFNRTGVIIAMTHVLLPFMVLPIYSVLIAIPRNLMPAAASLGARPIRAFLHILLPLTLRGIASGGLLVFMAALGYYITPALIGGPKDQMISSVIAFYATGSANWGMAGALGIVLLAVTIVLYGIYGRLSMKTTRA; this is encoded by the coding sequence ATGAGCGCTTTCCGTCAACGTCTCGGCACCTTTGCTCTCGTGCTTCCGCTCGCCTTGTTTCTGAGTGTCTTCTTTATCTGGCCGCTCCTGACTGTGCTCGGTCAAGCGGTGTCGGATCCGGTCGTGAGCCAAAACCTGCCGCTCACAACAGCCGCTATTTCCAGCTGGGACCGTATCTCCGCGCCTTCGGACACCATTCACACTGCGCTTGTCGATGATCTGAAATCGATCAAGGACGACCAAAACCTAGGCGAGGTAGTGAGACGGTTGAACAGTGCCCAGCCAGGCTTCCGCACTCTGATGAGGAAGACCATAACGGCTGTGAGAGATGGCACGCCGCCGTTCGTCCTTGAAGAGGTCGATCCACGATGGAACGACATAGCGTTTTGGCGGGCAATCGCCGAAGCCATCAGCCCCTATACCGATCGCAATCTTCTTGCTGCCATCGATCTTCAACATGATGCCGCAGGGGCGATCGTGGCCATGCCGGCCGAGGAGTCGGCCAATCGGGCAATTCTCCTGAGAACCTTCGCTGTGGCTGCTGTCGTGACCTTGGCGACTTGCGTCATCGGGTTGCCATACGCGATGCTGGCGGCGGCCTCGAACGGCTGGCGACGCCAGCTTCTCCTGGCCGCAGTGCTTCTGCCGCTGTGGACGTCGCTTCTGGTGCGCACCGCAGCCTGGTATATTCTTCTTCAGGATAAAGGCCTCATCAACTCGGTGCTGATGTCGCTCGGCCTCGTCAGCGGTCCCTTGCCGCTGCTCTTCAACAGGACAGGTGTCATCATCGCCATGACGCATGTGTTGCTGCCTTTCATGGTCCTGCCGATCTACAGCGTTCTCATCGCCATCCCGCGAAACCTCATGCCGGCGGCCGCTTCCCTCGGTGCAAGGCCGATCAGAGCCTTCCTGCATATTCTGCTGCCTTTGACGCTACGAGGTATCGCCTCCGGCGGCCTGCTCGTTTTCATGGCGGCGCTCGGCTACTACATCACGCCCGCGCTTATCGGCGGGCCGAAGGACCAGATGATCAGTTCGGTCATTGCCTTCTACGCCACAGGCTCCGCCAATTGGGGCATGGCGGGGGCACTGGGCATTGTGCTGCTCGCCGTCACGATCGTGCTTTACGGCATCTATGGGCGGCTTTCCATGAAGACGACAAGGGCATGA
- a CDS encoding ABC transporter permease has translation MMARLFKFAFGAAAVVFLLAPLLAILPIAFTSSSFLAYPIPAFSTRWFAELANTEAWRRSIVNSLLIGTGTTLLSTVLGMLAALALRRRIVFGSALRTIFLLPMVVPAVVLGVGLQILFARLGFAHTFAAVIVAHTVVAVPFVLVSITASLEGIDYRVERAAASLGASPRRVFWKITLPLAVPGVLSGAVLAFATSLDEVVLTLFVAGPNQLTLARQMFSSIRENISPAIVAAAFLFIVGTVLLGGMLAALHRRARLVTAG, from the coding sequence ATGATGGCGCGGCTATTCAAATTCGCGTTCGGCGCGGCAGCGGTCGTTTTTCTGCTGGCTCCCCTTTTGGCGATCCTTCCGATCGCATTTACCTCCAGCAGCTTCCTAGCCTATCCCATTCCGGCCTTCTCGACCCGCTGGTTTGCAGAGCTTGCAAATACCGAGGCCTGGCGGCGATCCATTGTCAACAGCTTGCTGATCGGCACGGGAACCACCCTGCTGTCGACGGTGCTCGGCATGTTGGCGGCGCTCGCATTGCGCAGGCGCATCGTCTTCGGTTCGGCATTGCGAACGATCTTCCTCCTGCCCATGGTCGTTCCGGCAGTCGTACTCGGCGTCGGCCTGCAGATCCTGTTTGCCCGGCTCGGATTTGCGCACACTTTTGCAGCCGTCATCGTGGCGCACACCGTTGTCGCCGTGCCCTTTGTGCTGGTCAGCATCACCGCATCGCTCGAAGGTATCGACTATCGGGTCGAGCGCGCGGCGGCGAGCCTGGGCGCTTCGCCCCGGCGGGTTTTCTGGAAAATAACGCTTCCGCTCGCTGTGCCGGGGGTGCTGTCGGGCGCAGTGCTTGCCTTTGCCACATCGCTGGACGAGGTCGTGCTGACCCTTTTTGTTGCCGGACCGAACCAGCTGACACTCGCGCGTCAGATGTTCTCCTCGATCCGCGAAAACATCAGCCCGGCAATCGTCGCTGCCGCATTCCTGTTCATCGTGGGAACGGTCCTTCTTGGCGGCATGCTGGCGGCCCTACACAGGCGGGCCCGTCTGGTGACCGCAGGCTGA
- a CDS encoding NAD-dependent succinate-semialdehyde dehydrogenase, protein MAFTTALTKHVPFSSPFLRAAGYINGVWTSGNATGTFDVLNPATGELLASLPDMGATETRAAIDAAHAAQPAWAARPAKERSALLRKWFDLMVANADELAAILTAEMGKPFPEARGEILYAASYVEWYAEEAKRIYGETIPAPSDDKRMIVIKQPVGVVGTITPWNFPAAMIARKIAPALAVGCTVVSKPAEQTPLTAIALAVLAEQAGIPAGVFNLIVGIDGPAIGRELCGNNKVRKISFTGSTEVGRILMRQCADQIKKVSLELGGNAPFIVFDDADLDAAVEGAIASKYRNAGQTCVCANRLYIQSGVYDAFAAKLAARVAAMPVGDGFTAGVEIGPLIDEQGLAKVEDHVGDALAKGAKVLTGGKRIDGAGTFFAPTVLTGVTRGMTVAREETFGPVAPLFRFETAEDVIAEANDTEFGLAAYFYAGDLKKVWRVAEALEYGMVGINTGLMSSETAPFGGIKQSGLGREGSRHGADDYLEMKYLCIGGV, encoded by the coding sequence ATGGCTTTCACCACTGCACTGACAAAGCACGTTCCTTTCTCTTCGCCGTTCCTGCGCGCCGCCGGCTATATCAACGGCGTCTGGACCTCAGGCAATGCCACTGGGACTTTCGACGTGCTCAACCCGGCAACCGGCGAACTGCTTGCTTCGCTGCCCGACATGGGGGCAACCGAGACGCGGGCGGCGATCGATGCGGCCCATGCCGCCCAGCCGGCCTGGGCTGCCCGCCCGGCCAAGGAGCGCAGCGCCCTCCTGCGCAAATGGTTCGACCTGATGGTCGCCAATGCCGACGAACTCGCCGCGATCCTGACCGCCGAAATGGGCAAGCCCTTCCCCGAAGCGCGCGGAGAGATCCTGTATGCCGCGTCCTATGTCGAATGGTATGCGGAAGAGGCCAAGCGCATTTACGGCGAGACGATCCCGGCACCTTCCGATGACAAGCGGATGATCGTCATCAAGCAGCCGGTCGGCGTCGTCGGCACGATCACGCCGTGGAATTTCCCGGCGGCTATGATTGCCCGCAAGATCGCGCCGGCGCTGGCCGTCGGCTGCACGGTCGTGTCGAAGCCCGCCGAACAGACGCCGCTGACGGCAATCGCGCTCGCCGTGCTCGCCGAGCAGGCCGGTATTCCGGCCGGCGTCTTCAATCTCATCGTCGGTATCGACGGACCGGCAATCGGCCGCGAGCTCTGCGGCAACAACAAGGTGCGCAAGATAAGCTTCACCGGTTCGACGGAAGTCGGCCGTATCCTGATGCGGCAGTGCGCCGACCAGATCAAGAAGGTCAGCCTGGAGCTCGGCGGCAACGCGCCCTTCATCGTCTTCGACGATGCCGATCTCGACGCCGCCGTCGAAGGCGCGATCGCTTCGAAATACCGCAATGCCGGCCAGACCTGCGTTTGCGCCAACCGCCTCTACATCCAGTCGGGCGTCTATGACGCCTTTGCGGCCAAGCTTGCCGCCAGGGTCGCCGCAATGCCGGTCGGCGACGGCTTCACGGCGGGTGTCGAGATCGGGCCGCTGATCGACGAACAGGGCCTTGCCAAGGTGGAAGATCATGTCGGCGACGCGCTTGCCAAAGGCGCCAAGGTGCTGACCGGCGGCAAGCGCATCGACGGTGCCGGCACCTTCTTTGCGCCGACGGTGCTGACCGGCGTGACCCGCGGCATGACGGTGGCGCGCGAGGAAACCTTCGGACCGGTGGCGCCGCTCTTCCGCTTCGAGACCGCCGAGGATGTCATCGCTGAGGCCAATGACACGGAATTCGGTCTTGCCGCCTATTTCTACGCCGGCGACCTGAAGAAGGTCTGGCGGGTGGCGGAAGCGCTGGAATACGGCATGGTCGGCATCAATACCGGCCTGATGTCGTCAGAGACGGCGCCGTTCGGCGGCATCAAGCAATCCGGACTCGGCCGCGAGGGCTCGCGCCACGGCGCCGACGATTATCTCGAGATGAAATATCTCTGCATCGGCGGCGTCTGA
- a CDS encoding nuclear transport factor 2 family protein → MGDKTPAQIQTNGATFNGITGRKAMSDTDDHAAISACIATYLDGLYEGDADKIASVFQPTSELTYEELGAVRIIPRDEWLQAVRDRQSPLAQRLPRHDQVLQMDQSAPGTAFVKLKCAVPPRYFTDYLSLLKIEGQWQIVQKVYAIEGGT, encoded by the coding sequence ATGGGAGATAAAACGCCTGCACAAATCCAGACGAACGGGGCAACATTCAACGGCATCACTGGGAGGAAAGCAATGTCTGACACTGACGATCATGCTGCCATTTCGGCCTGTATCGCCACTTATCTGGACGGTTTGTACGAAGGGGACGCTGACAAGATCGCGTCGGTCTTTCAACCGACCAGCGAGCTGACGTACGAAGAGCTTGGCGCCGTCCGTATCATTCCGCGCGACGAATGGCTGCAAGCCGTCAGGGATCGCCAGTCTCCTCTTGCTCAGCGATTGCCGCGTCATGATCAGGTGCTGCAAATGGACCAGTCGGCGCCCGGAACGGCGTTCGTCAAACTGAAGTGCGCCGTTCCGCCACGTTACTTCACTGACTATCTGTCGTTGCTGAAAATAGAGGGGCAATGGCAGATCGTTCAGAAGGTTTATGCCATAGAAGGAGGAACATGA